One region of Desulfovibrio intestinalis genomic DNA includes:
- a CDS encoding DODA-type extradiol aromatic ring-opening family dioxygenase — protein MSKIPAYYIPHGGGPCFFMDWNPPDTWDALGTWLGSYAAALPEKPRAVLFFSAHWEEPEFTLLTTPKPGLYYDYYDFPPHTYDLHWPAPAADLKERVRQLTSGAGMKLAEDSTRDYDHGVFVPGLLAFPQADMPVAQISLKRGLDPREHLALGRALAPLRDEGVLFVGSGMSFHNMRAFRYGSNEPIPGADAFDAWLTETVCHSNPAEREERLAHWAQAPEARFAHPREEHLIPLMIIAGSAPEASGSLAWHGRAMGAPLSAYELG, from the coding sequence ATGTCGAAAATTCCAGCATATTATATCCCTCACGGCGGCGGACCCTGCTTTTTTATGGACTGGAATCCCCCGGACACGTGGGACGCTCTGGGAACCTGGCTGGGGTCCTATGCGGCAGCCCTGCCTGAAAAACCGCGTGCCGTGCTGTTTTTTTCCGCACACTGGGAAGAGCCGGAGTTTACCCTGCTGACCACACCCAAGCCGGGTTTGTATTATGACTATTATGATTTTCCTCCGCACACCTATGATCTGCACTGGCCCGCCCCTGCGGCAGATTTGAAGGAGCGCGTGCGGCAGCTGACATCCGGCGCTGGCATGAAGCTGGCCGAAGACAGCACCCGGGATTACGACCACGGCGTCTTTGTGCCGGGCCTGTTGGCTTTTCCGCAGGCAGACATGCCCGTGGCGCAGATTTCGCTCAAGCGCGGGCTTGACCCCAGGGAGCATCTGGCGCTCGGGCGGGCTCTGGCTCCCCTGCGGGATGAGGGCGTGCTTTTTGTGGGCAGCGGCATGAGCTTTCACAACATGCGTGCCTTCCGCTATGGCAGCAACGAGCCCATACCAGGGGCGGATGCGTTTGACGCATGGCTGACGGAAACCGTGTGTCACTCAAACCCTGCCGAAAGAGAAGAAAGGCTGGCCCATTGGGCGCAGGCCCCCGAAGCCCGTTTTGCGCATCCGCGCGAAGAGCACCTTATACCGCTCATGATTATTGCCGGTTCCGCACCGGAAGCTTCCGGCAGCCTCGCCTGGCATGGCCGGGCCATGGGCGCGCCGCTGAGCGCCTATGAGCTGGGGTAA